A stretch of the Mycobacterium sp. ITM-2016-00317 genome encodes the following:
- a CDS encoding PepSY domain-containing protein translates to MRAERERAGRVDGHRDDSDRDDGDGHDLRADHDPCEPGTYRGLRTAAGPAGPGLPVPAAQEALRASAAAVPNGRPYDVQVETRDGQRVFEVTVASNGQSVDVVVDAAGTRVISSAPDDGADDDARRAEAAAVDAARALQTAAEREPDTLLDELEIDSDGAQVVWKIDLVHADGSTIEVRVDAQDGSIR, encoded by the coding sequence ATGCGGGCAGAACGGGAACGCGCCGGCCGAGTCGACGGTCACCGAGACGACAGTGACCGAGACGACGGTGACGGGCACGACCTCCGCGCCGACCACGACCCCTGCGAGCCCGGCACCTACCGGGGCCTCAGGACTGCCGCCGGCCCCGCCGGCCCCGGGCTTCCGGTGCCGGCCGCACAAGAGGCGCTGCGGGCGTCCGCTGCCGCCGTGCCGAACGGACGCCCCTACGACGTGCAGGTCGAGACACGCGACGGTCAGCGCGTGTTCGAGGTGACGGTGGCGTCCAACGGGCAATCCGTCGATGTCGTCGTCGACGCGGCCGGAACGCGGGTGATCTCGTCGGCTCCGGACGACGGTGCCGACGACGACGCGCGGCGGGCAGAGGCGGCAGCCGTGGACGCGGCGCGCGCGTTGCAGACCGCGGCCGAGCGGGAGCCCGACACGTTGCTCGACGAGCTCGAGATCGACAGCGACGGCGCCCAGGTGGTGTGGAAGATCGATCTGGTGCATGCCGACGGTTCGACCATCGAGGTCAGGGTCGACGCGCAGGACGGCAGTATTCGCTGA
- a CDS encoding DUF3052 domain-containing protein, with the protein MVSAGDPPNYARKLGIQKDQVVQELGWDEDADDDIRADIEDESGGDLLDEDADEVVDVVLLWWRDGDGDLVDTLMDAITPLAEDGVIWVVTPKTGKPGHVQPAEIAESAPTAGLMQTSSANLGDWIASRLVQPKAKAITKQR; encoded by the coding sequence GTGGTGTCGGCGGGTGACCCCCCGAACTACGCCCGAAAGCTGGGCATCCAAAAAGACCAGGTTGTGCAGGAGTTGGGCTGGGACGAAGACGCCGACGACGACATCCGAGCCGACATCGAGGACGAGAGCGGCGGTGACCTTCTCGACGAGGACGCCGACGAAGTCGTCGACGTGGTGCTGCTGTGGTGGCGCGACGGCGACGGTGACCTCGTCGACACGTTGATGGACGCCATCACCCCGCTCGCCGAGGACGGCGTCATCTGGGTCGTCACCCCGAAGACGGGGAAGCCGGGACATGTGCAGCCCGCGGAGATCGCCGAGTCGGCGCCCACCGCGGGGCTGATGCAGACGTCGTCGGCGAATCTGGGCGACTGGATCGCCAGTCGTCTGGTCCAGCCGAAGGCCAAGGCCATCACCAAGCAGCGATAG
- a CDS encoding peroxiredoxin, translating into MLSVGEPAPDFTLKDQNNQPVTLRGFRGAKNVVLVFFPLAFTGVCQRELDEIRDNIGDFVNDETATLTVSVGPSPTHKVWAKDRGYPFPVLSDFWPHGAVSQAYGVFNDVSGFPNRGTFVIDRDGIIRFAECKEPGEARDQAVWTQALGALNTD; encoded by the coding sequence GTGCTGTCCGTCGGCGAGCCCGCGCCGGATTTCACGCTCAAGGACCAGAACAATCAGCCGGTGACGCTGAGGGGGTTCCGCGGCGCCAAGAACGTGGTGCTGGTGTTCTTCCCGCTGGCGTTCACCGGTGTCTGTCAGCGTGAGCTCGACGAGATCCGGGACAACATCGGCGATTTCGTCAACGACGAGACCGCGACGCTGACCGTGTCGGTGGGGCCGTCGCCGACGCACAAGGTGTGGGCGAAAGACCGCGGTTACCCGTTCCCGGTGCTGTCGGACTTCTGGCCGCACGGCGCGGTCAGCCAGGCCTACGGGGTCTTCAACGACGTGTCCGGGTTTCCCAACCGGGGCACGTTCGTCATCGACCGCGACGGCATCATCCGGTTCGCCGAATGCAAGGAGCCCGGCGAGGCCAGGGATCAGGCGGTGTGGACGCAGGCGCTCGGCGCGCTGAACACCGATTAG
- the aceE gene encoding pyruvate dehydrogenase (acetyl-transferring), homodimeric type — MTTEFVRQDLAQNSGSTAEPDRVRVIREGVASYLPDIDPEETGEWLESFDDLLDRSGPARARYLLLRMLERAGEQRVALPALTSTDYVNTIPTELEPWFPGDEDVERRYRAWIRWNAAIMVHRAQRPGVGVGGHISTYASSAALYEVGFNHFFRGKSHPGGGDQIFIQGHASPGIYARAYLEGRLTADQLDGFRQEHSHPGGGIPSYPHPRLMPDFWEFPTVSMGLGPMNAIYQARFNHYLQDRGIKDTSKQHVWAFLGDGEMDEPESRGLAHVAALEGLDNLTFVVNCNLQRLDGPVRGNGKIIQELESFFRGAGWNVIKVVWGREWDALLHADRDGALVNLMNTTPDGDYQTYKANDGGYVRDHFFGRDPRTKALVDPMTDAEIWNLKRGGHDYRKVYAAYHAAMEHKGQPTVILAKTIKGYTLGKHFEGRNATHQMKKLALQDLKDFRDVQRIPVSDAQLEEDPYLPPYYHPGPEAPEIRYMLDRRRALGGFLPERRTKSKALTLPGRDAYKALKKGSGKQEVATTMATVRTFKELLRDKNIGWRFVPIIPDEARTFGMDSWFPSLKIYNRNGQLYTAVDAELMLAYKESEVGQILHEGINEAGSTASFTAVGTSYATHNEPMIPIYIFYSMFGFQRTGDGLWAAADQMARGFLLGATAGRTTLVGEGLQHADGHSLLLASTNPAVVAYDPAFAYEIAYIIESGLSRMYGENPENVYFYMTIYNEPYVQPAEPEGVDVEGLLRGMYRYQAAPEKRSNTAQILVSGVAMPSALKAAELLAKDWDVAADVWSVTSWGELNRDGLAIEKEKLRHPGRPAATPYVTQALAEATGPVVAVSDWMRAVPEQIRPWVPGTYLTLGTDGFGFSDTRPAARRFYNTDAESIVVGVLEGLARDGNLDISVAVEAAERYEIDDVMAAPEQTSDPGVA, encoded by the coding sequence TTGACCACCGAGTTCGTGCGCCAGGACCTGGCCCAAAACTCCGGCAGCACAGCAGAACCCGACCGGGTTCGCGTGATCAGAGAAGGCGTCGCCTCGTACCTGCCGGACATCGACCCTGAAGAGACCGGCGAGTGGCTGGAGTCGTTCGACGACCTGCTCGACCGCTCCGGACCCGCCCGGGCCCGCTACCTGCTGCTGCGGATGCTGGAACGCGCCGGCGAGCAGCGCGTCGCGCTCCCGGCGCTGACGTCCACCGACTACGTCAACACGATCCCGACCGAGCTGGAACCGTGGTTCCCCGGCGACGAGGACGTCGAGCGCCGCTACCGGGCCTGGATCCGGTGGAACGCCGCGATCATGGTGCACCGCGCGCAGCGGCCCGGAGTCGGTGTGGGTGGCCATATTTCGACCTACGCGTCGTCGGCGGCGCTCTACGAGGTCGGCTTCAACCACTTCTTCCGCGGTAAGAGCCATCCCGGCGGCGGCGACCAGATCTTCATCCAGGGCCACGCCTCCCCCGGCATCTACGCCCGCGCCTACCTCGAGGGCCGGCTGACCGCCGACCAGCTCGACGGGTTCCGCCAGGAGCACAGCCATCCCGGCGGCGGCATCCCGTCCTATCCGCACCCCCGGCTGATGCCCGATTTCTGGGAGTTCCCGACGGTGTCGATGGGCCTGGGCCCGATGAACGCCATCTACCAGGCGCGGTTCAACCACTACCTGCAGGACCGGGGCATCAAGGACACGTCCAAGCAGCACGTGTGGGCGTTCCTCGGCGACGGCGAGATGGACGAGCCGGAGAGCCGCGGCCTGGCACATGTCGCCGCGCTCGAAGGACTGGACAACCTGACCTTCGTGGTGAACTGCAACCTGCAGCGCCTCGACGGCCCGGTCCGTGGCAACGGCAAGATCATCCAGGAGCTGGAGTCGTTCTTCCGCGGCGCCGGCTGGAACGTCATCAAGGTGGTGTGGGGTCGCGAGTGGGACGCGCTGCTGCACGCCGACCGCGACGGCGCGCTGGTGAACCTGATGAACACCACCCCGGACGGGGACTACCAGACCTACAAGGCCAACGACGGCGGCTACGTGCGCGACCACTTCTTCGGCCGCGACCCCCGCACCAAGGCGCTGGTGGACCCGATGACCGACGCCGAGATCTGGAATCTCAAGCGCGGCGGCCACGACTACCGCAAGGTCTACGCGGCCTACCACGCCGCGATGGAGCACAAGGGGCAGCCGACGGTCATCCTGGCCAAGACCATCAAGGGCTACACACTGGGCAAGCACTTCGAAGGCCGCAACGCCACGCACCAGATGAAAAAGCTTGCCCTGCAGGACCTCAAGGATTTCCGCGACGTCCAGCGCATCCCGGTGTCGGACGCCCAGCTCGAAGAGGACCCGTACCTGCCGCCGTACTACCACCCCGGTCCGGAGGCTCCCGAGATCCGCTACATGCTCGACCGGCGCCGCGCCCTGGGTGGGTTCCTGCCCGAGCGGCGCACCAAGAGCAAGGCCCTCACGCTGCCGGGCCGCGACGCCTACAAGGCGCTGAAGAAGGGCTCGGGCAAGCAGGAGGTCGCCACCACCATGGCGACCGTGCGCACGTTCAAGGAACTGCTGCGCGACAAGAACATCGGATGGCGGTTCGTCCCGATCATCCCGGACGAGGCGCGCACGTTCGGGATGGACTCGTGGTTCCCGAGCCTGAAGATCTACAACCGCAACGGCCAGCTGTACACGGCCGTCGACGCGGAGCTGATGCTGGCCTACAAGGAGAGCGAAGTCGGCCAGATCCTGCACGAGGGCATCAACGAGGCGGGGTCGACGGCGTCGTTCACCGCGGTGGGCACCTCGTATGCGACCCACAACGAGCCGATGATCCCGATCTACATCTTCTATTCGATGTTCGGGTTCCAGCGCACCGGCGACGGCCTGTGGGCCGCTGCCGACCAGATGGCGCGGGGCTTCCTGCTCGGCGCCACCGCCGGGCGCACCACGCTCGTCGGTGAGGGTCTGCAGCACGCCGACGGCCACTCGCTGCTGCTGGCCTCCACCAATCCCGCGGTGGTGGCCTACGACCCGGCGTTCGCCTACGAGATCGCCTACATCATCGAGAGCGGCCTGAGCCGCATGTACGGCGAGAACCCGGAGAACGTCTACTTCTATATGACGATCTACAACGAGCCCTACGTGCAGCCCGCCGAGCCGGAGGGCGTCGACGTCGAGGGCCTGTTGCGCGGCATGTACCGCTACCAGGCCGCGCCGGAGAAGCGCAGCAACACCGCCCAGATCCTGGTCTCCGGTGTGGCGATGCCGTCGGCGCTCAAGGCCGCCGAACTGCTGGCCAAGGACTGGGACGTCGCCGCCGACGTCTGGTCGGTGACCAGCTGGGGCGAACTCAACCGCGACGGGCTGGCCATCGAGAAGGAGAAGCTGCGCCATCCGGGCCGGCCGGCCGCCACGCCGTACGTCACCCAGGCGCTGGCCGAGGCCACCGGACCGGTGGTCGCGGTGTCGGACTGGATGCGGGCGGTGCCCGAGCAGATCCGGCCGTGGGTGCCGGGCACCTACCTCACGCTCGGCACGGACGGGTTCGGCTTCTCCGACACCCGCCCGGCGGCGCGGCGCTTCTACAACACCGACGCCGAGTCGATCGTGGTCGGTGTGCTCGAAGGGCTGGCACGGGACGGCAACCTCGACATCTCGGTGGCCGTGGAGGCGGCCGAACGGTACGAGATCGACGACGTGATGGCCGCACCGGAGCAGACCTCGGACCCCGGAGTCGCGTAA
- the acpM gene encoding meromycolate extension acyl carrier protein AcpM, translating to MGASQEEIISGLAEIIEEVTGIEPSEVTPEKSFVDDLDIDSLSMVEIAVQTEDKYGVKIPDEDLAGLRTVGDVVAYIQKLEEENPEAAAAIRAQITGDK from the coding sequence GTGGGCGCCAGCCAGGAAGAAATCATCTCGGGTCTCGCAGAGATCATCGAAGAGGTCACCGGTATCGAGCCCTCCGAGGTGACCCCCGAGAAGAGCTTCGTCGACGACCTGGACATCGACTCGCTGTCGATGGTCGAGATCGCCGTGCAGACCGAGGACAAGTACGGCGTGAAGATCCCGGACGAGGATCTCGCCGGCCTGCGCACCGTCGGCGACGTCGTCGCCTACATCCAGAAGCTCGAGGAAGAGAACCCCGAGGCCGCTGCTGCCATCCGGGCCCAGATCACGGGTGACAAGTGA
- a CDS encoding ACP S-malonyltransferase: MLAFLAPGQGSQTPGMLAEWLQLPGAAERIEAWSEISGLDLATLGTTATAEEITDTAVTQPLVVATTLLAYEELSKRGESYGLDGDVDVVAAGHSVGEIAAYAIAGVITSDEAVALAATRGKEMAKACALEPTGMSALLGGDEDEVLARLEALDLVPANRNAAGQIVAAGARAALEKLAEDPPARARVRPLATAGAFHTHYMSSALAEYTVVADRIDPAEPRVTLLSNADGRPVSSGADAMAKIVAQLTRPVRWDLCTASMKELGVTAIVEFPPAGALTGIAKRELRGVPTHAVKSPADLDALAAAR; the protein is encoded by the coding sequence GTGCTCGCATTCCTCGCGCCCGGACAGGGTTCGCAGACACCCGGCATGCTCGCCGAGTGGCTGCAGCTGCCCGGTGCCGCCGAGCGGATCGAGGCGTGGTCGGAGATCAGCGGGCTCGACCTCGCGACTCTGGGCACCACCGCGACGGCCGAGGAGATCACCGACACCGCGGTGACCCAGCCGCTCGTGGTCGCCACCACCCTGCTGGCCTATGAGGAACTGAGCAAGCGCGGCGAGTCGTACGGCCTGGACGGCGACGTCGACGTCGTCGCCGCCGGCCACTCGGTCGGTGAGATCGCCGCCTATGCGATCGCCGGCGTCATCACCTCCGACGAGGCCGTCGCACTCGCGGCGACCCGCGGCAAGGAGATGGCCAAGGCCTGCGCACTGGAGCCCACCGGGATGTCGGCGCTGCTCGGCGGCGACGAGGACGAGGTGCTGGCCCGGCTGGAGGCGCTGGACCTGGTGCCGGCCAACCGCAACGCCGCCGGTCAGATCGTGGCCGCTGGCGCGCGCGCCGCACTGGAGAAGCTCGCCGAGGATCCCCCGGCGCGTGCCCGGGTGCGTCCGCTGGCCACCGCGGGTGCGTTCCACACCCACTACATGAGTTCCGCGCTCGCCGAGTACACCGTCGTCGCCGACCGGATCGATCCGGCCGAGCCCCGCGTCACGCTGCTGTCGAACGCGGACGGCCGGCCGGTGTCCTCGGGCGCCGACGCGATGGCCAAGATCGTGGCCCAACTGACCCGGCCCGTGCGCTGGGACCTGTGCACCGCGTCCATGAAGGAGCTCGGTGTCACCGCGATCGTCGAGTTCCCGCCTGCGGGAGCCCTGACCGGAATCGCCAAACGCGAACTTCGGGGGGTTCCGACGCACGCCGTCAAATCCCCCGCTGACCTGGACGCACTCGCAGCGGCACGCTAG
- a CDS encoding cobalamin biosynthesis protein produces the protein MFARGIGLVAGVMADAVFGDPRRGHPVALFGSGAAALERRTYADSRDAGVLHTAALLVAAGAGGAAVERLARRRGGWAEAGCMAAATFAAAGGTTLSRTGEQMAGLLAAGDVDGARALLPSLCGRDPSVLDTAGLTRAALESIAENTADAQIGPLVWGALAGTPGVLVYRAANTLDAMIGNRSPRYARFGWAAARFDDLVNLVPARVTGLLVVVCAPVVGGSPAAAWRAWRRDAAKHPSPNAGVAEASFAGALGVRLGGPTQYAHELEIRPTLGDGRDPDVDDLARAVRLSRAVQVLAAAVAVSVACRSGRRVSARW, from the coding sequence ATGTTTGCTCGCGGTATCGGCCTGGTCGCCGGAGTCATGGCCGATGCGGTGTTCGGTGATCCCCGCCGCGGTCACCCGGTGGCGCTGTTCGGAAGCGGTGCAGCGGCTTTGGAGCGTCGCACCTACGCCGACAGCCGCGACGCCGGGGTGCTGCACACCGCCGCGCTGCTGGTGGCCGCAGGCGCAGGCGGCGCCGCGGTCGAACGCCTCGCGCGGCGGCGCGGCGGGTGGGCCGAGGCCGGATGTATGGCCGCCGCGACGTTCGCCGCCGCCGGCGGCACCACGCTGAGCCGCACCGGGGAGCAGATGGCCGGGCTGCTGGCCGCCGGCGACGTCGACGGGGCGCGTGCGCTGCTGCCGTCCCTCTGCGGGCGGGACCCGTCGGTGCTCGACACCGCCGGACTGACCCGCGCGGCGCTGGAGTCGATCGCCGAGAACACCGCGGACGCCCAGATCGGTCCGCTGGTGTGGGGGGCGCTGGCCGGCACGCCGGGCGTGCTGGTTTATCGCGCCGCGAACACGCTTGACGCGATGATCGGCAACCGGTCCCCGCGTTACGCGCGGTTCGGCTGGGCGGCAGCCAGATTCGACGACCTGGTCAACCTGGTCCCGGCGCGGGTGACGGGTCTTCTGGTGGTGGTGTGCGCCCCGGTGGTCGGCGGCTCGCCCGCCGCGGCCTGGCGGGCGTGGCGCCGGGACGCGGCCAAACACCCCAGCCCCAACGCCGGTGTCGCCGAGGCGTCGTTCGCCGGCGCGCTCGGGGTGCGGCTCGGCGGGCCGACGCAGTATGCCCACGAACTGGAGATCCGGCCGACCCTCGGCGACGGCCGCGACCCGGACGTCGACGACCTGGCCCGGGCGGTCCGCTTGTCGCGGGCGGTGCAGGTGCTGGCGGCGGCGGTGGCCGTCAGCGTCGCTTGCCGTAGCGGTCGGCGAGTTTCTGCTCGGTGGTGA
- a CDS encoding PucR family transcriptional regulator: protein MVDNNRFVPPRSTVEVLENVPESALRRLKQYSGRLATEAVHVMEERLPFFAALEASQRASVQLVVQTAVVNFVEWMRDPNSDVSYTAQAFEVVPQDLRRRVALRQSVEMVRVTMEFFEEVVPLLARSEEQLSALTAGILRYSRDLAFAAATAYADQAEARGAWDTRMEANLVDAVVRGGTGPALQSQAAALNWDATAPATVIVGLPRPDRMEFAGDDIREVARRGERAALSDVHGTWLVAVISGPLTPTDRFLTELMKVFADGPVVIGPTVPTLGAAHRSATEAIAGMNAVAGWSAAPRPVAARELLPERALLGDTTAAAALEAEVMRPLSDAGPALVETLDAYLDSGGAIEACARKLFVHPNTVRYRLKRIADFTGRDPTVPRDAYVLRVASSVGRLNRQAHMTAGPVPGSGQVIGVGSVTIKPVS from the coding sequence ATGGTTGACAACAACCGGTTCGTGCCGCCGCGCTCGACGGTCGAAGTGCTGGAGAACGTCCCGGAGTCGGCGCTGCGCCGGCTCAAGCAGTACTCGGGCCGGCTGGCCACCGAGGCCGTGCACGTGATGGAGGAACGGCTGCCGTTCTTCGCCGCGCTGGAGGCGTCGCAGCGCGCCAGCGTCCAGCTGGTGGTGCAGACCGCGGTGGTCAACTTCGTGGAGTGGATGCGCGATCCGAACAGCGACGTCAGCTACACCGCGCAGGCCTTCGAGGTGGTGCCGCAGGACCTGCGCAGGCGGGTCGCGCTGCGCCAATCCGTGGAGATGGTGCGGGTGACCATGGAGTTCTTCGAAGAGGTGGTGCCGCTGCTGGCCCGCTCCGAGGAGCAGCTGAGCGCGCTGACCGCGGGCATCCTGCGCTACAGCCGGGATCTGGCGTTCGCGGCGGCCACCGCGTACGCCGACCAGGCCGAGGCGCGCGGCGCGTGGGACACCCGGATGGAGGCCAATCTGGTCGACGCGGTGGTCCGCGGCGGCACCGGACCGGCGCTGCAGTCCCAGGCCGCGGCGCTGAACTGGGACGCGACCGCGCCCGCGACGGTCATCGTGGGCCTGCCGCGCCCGGACCGGATGGAGTTCGCCGGCGACGACATCCGCGAGGTGGCCCGGCGCGGCGAGCGGGCGGCGCTGTCGGATGTGCACGGGACCTGGCTGGTGGCGGTGATCTCGGGGCCGCTGACGCCGACCGATCGGTTCCTGACCGAGCTGATGAAGGTGTTCGCCGACGGCCCCGTGGTGATCGGCCCGACCGTCCCGACGCTGGGCGCGGCCCACCGCAGCGCCACCGAGGCGATCGCCGGGATGAACGCCGTCGCCGGGTGGTCCGCCGCGCCGCGCCCGGTGGCCGCCCGGGAACTGCTGCCCGAGCGCGCACTGCTCGGGGACACGACGGCGGCGGCCGCACTCGAGGCCGAGGTGATGCGGCCGCTGTCGGACGCGGGTCCGGCGCTGGTGGAGACCCTCGACGCCTATCTGGACTCCGGCGGCGCGATCGAAGCTTGCGCGCGCAAATTGTTCGTTCATCCAAATACGGTGCGCTACCGGCTGAAGCGGATCGCCGACTTCACCGGGCGTGACCCGACGGTTCCGCGCGACGCCTATGTGCTGCGGGTGGCCTCGTCGGTGGGCCGACTGAACCGCCAGGCACACATGACAGCCGGGCCGGTGCCAGGATCCGGGCAGGTCATCGGTGTTGGCTCGGTCACAATTAAGCCTGTTTCTTAG
- a CDS encoding SURF1 family protein, which produces MRRWAFLFRPQWLALFVVVLAFAYLCFTVLAPWQLGKNTKTTRENAQIARSLDAEPVPVSSVLPHQDSAAPEEQWQQVTATGRYLPEAEVLARLRLIDGDPAFEVLVPFAVDGGPTVLVDRGYVKPIEGSKVPEFDAPPTGTVTITGRLRDTEGVARDKTPFEADGVTQVYSINIPQISELTGVPLAGSYLQLNADQPGGLGVIPLPHLDSGPFLSYGIQWIAFGIIAPIGVGYFVYSEIKVRRREKALAEAEAEHAGDEPIPLTTEQKLADRYGKRR; this is translated from the coding sequence ATGCGCCGGTGGGCATTCCTGTTCCGGCCCCAGTGGCTGGCGCTGTTCGTCGTCGTCCTCGCGTTCGCGTATCTGTGCTTCACCGTGCTCGCGCCGTGGCAGCTCGGCAAGAACACCAAGACGACCCGGGAGAACGCCCAGATCGCCCGGTCCCTGGACGCCGAGCCGGTGCCGGTGAGCAGCGTGCTGCCCCACCAGGATTCGGCCGCCCCGGAGGAGCAGTGGCAGCAGGTCACCGCGACCGGCCGCTATCTGCCCGAGGCCGAGGTGCTGGCCCGGCTGCGGCTGATCGACGGTGACCCCGCGTTCGAGGTGCTGGTGCCGTTCGCCGTGGACGGCGGGCCGACGGTGCTGGTCGACCGTGGCTATGTGAAGCCGATCGAGGGTTCGAAGGTGCCGGAGTTCGACGCTCCCCCGACGGGGACGGTGACGATCACCGGACGGCTGCGTGATACCGAAGGTGTGGCCAGGGACAAGACGCCGTTCGAAGCCGACGGCGTGACGCAGGTGTACTCGATCAACATCCCGCAGATCTCCGAGCTCACCGGGGTGCCGCTGGCGGGTTCGTATCTGCAACTCAATGCCGACCAGCCCGGCGGGCTCGGGGTGATCCCGCTCCCCCATCTCGACTCGGGCCCGTTCCTGTCCTACGGCATCCAGTGGATCGCGTTCGGCATCATCGCCCCGATCGGCGTCGGCTACTTCGTGTACTCCGAGATCAAGGTCCGCCGGCGGGAGAAGGCGCTCGCCGAGGCCGAGGCCGAACACGCCGGCGACGAGCCCATCCCGCTCACCACCGAGCAGAAACTCGCCGACCGCTACGGCAAGCGACGCTGA
- a CDS encoding DUF6319 family protein, whose product MSVDTLPTEAPIDAAVETVDATVETVDATVEEKPRKTPAKRGPGRKTKSLELTITVTGSADGDWRAELKQGSTFLVRDVAVAAAAVSRAARELHEDLSTPIDAIIEEARSQQAARVLALEAELEAARRALADLD is encoded by the coding sequence ATGAGCGTAGACACCCTGCCGACCGAAGCCCCGATCGACGCCGCTGTCGAGACCGTAGACGCCACTGTCGAGACCGTAGACGCCACTGTCGAGGAGAAGCCCCGCAAGACCCCCGCCAAGCGGGGGCCGGGCAGGAAGACCAAGTCCCTGGAACTGACCATCACGGTCACCGGGTCCGCGGACGGCGATTGGCGCGCGGAACTCAAGCAGGGCAGCACCTTCCTGGTCCGCGACGTCGCCGTAGCCGCTGCCGCCGTGTCCCGCGCAGCCAGGGAACTGCACGAGGATCTGTCCACCCCGATCGACGCAATCATCGAAGAGGCCCGCTCGCAGCAGGCCGCCCGGGTGCTCGCCCTCGAAGCCGAACTGGAAGCCGCGCGCAGGGCTCTGGCCGACCTCGACTGA
- the kasA gene encoding 3-oxoacyl-ACP synthase KasA encodes MTRPSTANGGFPNVVVTAIEATTALAADIESTWKGLLAGESGIRILEDDFVDKWDLPVRIGGHLVDNIDSHMTRIEMRRMSYVQRMSKLLARRLWDNAGTPEVDPDRFSVVVGTGLGGGEKIVETYDAMNEGGPRKVSPLAVQMIMPNGAAAVAGLELGARAGVITPVSACSSGSEAIAHAWRQIVMGDADFAVCGGVEGGIEALPIAAFSMMRAMSTRNDDPTGASRPFDKNRDGFVFGEAGVLMIIETEEHAKARGAKPLARLMGAGITSDAFHMVAPDPNGLRAGQAMKRALETAGLSPKDISHVNAHATATPIGDTAEANAIRVAGVEHAAVYAPKSALGHSIGAVGALESALTVLALRDGVIPPTLNYETPDPEIDLDVVAGEPRYGDYQYAINNSFGFGGHNVALAFGRY; translated from the coding sequence GTGACCCGTCCTTCCACTGCTAACGGCGGTTTTCCTAACGTCGTGGTGACCGCCATCGAGGCCACCACGGCACTCGCTGCGGACATCGAAAGCACGTGGAAGGGTCTGCTCGCGGGCGAGAGCGGTATCCGGATCCTCGAAGACGATTTCGTCGACAAGTGGGATCTGCCGGTACGCATCGGCGGCCACCTCGTCGACAACATCGACAGCCACATGACGCGTATCGAGATGCGCCGCATGTCGTACGTGCAGCGGATGTCGAAGCTGCTGGCGCGCCGGCTGTGGGACAACGCGGGCACCCCCGAGGTGGATCCGGACCGCTTCTCGGTCGTCGTCGGCACCGGTCTCGGTGGCGGCGAGAAGATCGTCGAGACCTACGACGCGATGAACGAGGGCGGGCCCCGCAAGGTGTCCCCGCTCGCGGTCCAGATGATCATGCCCAACGGCGCGGCAGCGGTCGCGGGGCTGGAACTGGGCGCCCGCGCCGGGGTCATCACCCCGGTGTCGGCGTGCTCGTCCGGCTCCGAGGCCATCGCCCACGCCTGGCGGCAGATCGTCATGGGTGACGCGGACTTCGCCGTCTGCGGTGGCGTCGAGGGCGGAATCGAAGCGCTGCCGATCGCGGCGTTCTCGATGATGCGTGCGATGTCGACGCGCAACGACGACCCCACCGGGGCGTCGCGGCCGTTCGACAAGAACCGCGACGGCTTCGTGTTCGGCGAGGCCGGCGTGCTGATGATCATCGAGACTGAGGAGCACGCCAAGGCCCGTGGCGCCAAGCCGCTGGCCCGGCTCATGGGTGCGGGCATCACCTCGGACGCGTTCCACATGGTGGCGCCCGACCCGAACGGCCTGCGTGCCGGTCAGGCGATGAAGCGGGCGCTGGAGACCGCCGGGCTGTCCCCCAAGGACATCTCGCACGTCAACGCACACGCCACTGCCACCCCGATTGGTGACACCGCGGAGGCCAACGCCATCCGTGTCGCCGGTGTGGAGCACGCCGCGGTGTACGCGCCGAAGTCCGCGCTGGGCCACTCGATCGGCGCCGTGGGCGCTCTCGAGTCGGCGCTGACGGTGCTGGCACTGCGGGACGGAGTCATCCCGCCGACACTGAACTACGAGACGCCCGACCCCGAGATCGATCTCGATGTCGTCGCGGGCGAGCCTCGATATGGCGACTACCAGTACGCCATCAACAACTCGTTCGGTTTCGGCGGTCACAATGTGGCTCTGGCCTTCGGCCGGTACTAG